Proteins found in one Phalacrocorax carbo chromosome 14, bPhaCar2.1, whole genome shotgun sequence genomic segment:
- the LOC104042476 gene encoding neuritin-like codes for MGQRRGTAVLLLALGHLAGLLAPGTACTNVYQGFSRCVLKLGENMAVYEEMDGTELQGLHQVCGYWDEFHTCALTVLWECHKEAADVWEMLRRESRKIKFQGSLFDLCSPSTAQSFAWTHIPNISILGVPFIITWLNL; via the exons GGCACCTGGCTGGGCTGCTGGCACCAGGCACCGCCTGCACCAACGTTTACCAAGGCTTCTCACGCTGCGTCCTCAAGCTGGGGGAGAACATGGCCGTGTACGAGGAGATGGATGGTACTGAGCTGCAGGGGTTGCACCAAGTCTGTGG gtACTGGGATGAATTTCACACGTGTGCCCTGACGGTGCTTTGGGAGTGCCACAAGGAAGCAGCGGATGTCTGGGAGATGCTGAGAAGGGAGTCTCGAAAAATCAAATTTCAAGGCAGCTTGTTTGacctctgcagccccagcacgGCCCAAAGCTTTGCCTGGACCCACATTCCCAACATTTCCATCCTCGGTGTCCCCTTTATCATCACTTGGCTGAACTTATAA
- the SYS1 gene encoding protein SYS1 homolog, translated as MAAQFRSYVWDPALILAQMVLLQAGYYSSLGLWLALLGTLGSTGPSLHQVFSDEILGFSTPPGRLSMMAFILNALTCALGLLYFIRRGKQCLDFTVTVHFFHLLGCWIYNSHFPSTLTWWLVHIVCTALMAAIGEYLCMRIELREIPLSSAPKSNV; from the exons ATGGCGGCGCAGTTCCGCAGCTACGTGTGGGACCCGGCGCTGATCCTGGCGCagatggtgctgctgcaggcgGGCTACTACAGCTCGCTCGGGCTCTGGCTCGCCCTGCTCGGCACCCTGGGCAGCACCGGGCCCTCCCTACACCAGGTCTTCAGCGACGAG ATTTTAGGCTTCTCAACCCCACCTGGGAGGCTCTCCATGATGGCTTTCATCCTCAATGCACTCACCTG TGCTCTGGGCTTGCTGTACTTCATCCGCCGAGGAAAGCAGTGCCTGGATTTCACAGTCACGGTTCACTTCTTCCACCTTCTGGGCTGCTGGATTTATAACTCGCACTTTCCCTCGACTCTAACATGGTGGCTGGTGCACATTGTGTGCACTGCACTGATGGCTGCTATTGGGGAGTACCTCTGCATGAGGATAGAACTCAGAGAAATCCCCCTCAGTTCTGCCCCTAAATCCAACGTATAG